One genomic window of Quercus robur chromosome 6, dhQueRobu3.1, whole genome shotgun sequence includes the following:
- the LOC126689268 gene encoding dol-P-Glc:Glc(2)Man(9)GlcNAc(2)-PP-Dol alpha-1,2-glucosyltransferase-like isoform X3 has product MSIVQAASSFSEVCTTAILRSVNGVLAVLCSILVYDIITLLRPTLSEGKATISAVVLALYPLHWFFTFLYYTDVASLTAVLAMYLACLKKNYWLSAVLGALAVVIRQTNIVWMLFVACTGVINITLVRPRDNVEVNDIDTAIRKSNRSTSNNDVTSGSNLRLRKFSNSLGTDKHSMPSASLVSTNHSSGLLDEVKVIFLALWHMKWELLVSFSPFLMVFVAFLAFIRWNGSVVLGAKEAHTVSPHFAQIMYFGLVSALAVAPLHCSKGQVMDLFRSFWKRRPISFFQVFIAVIAGFFSVHFFSIAHPYLIADNRHYPFYLWRKVINAHWSMKYLLVPPYVYSWFSIFITLGRVQRKIWVLAFFLATAAVLVPAPLIEFRYYTIPFYFIVLHSHINDYQSWLLMGLLYLAVNIFTMMIFLFWPYHWDHEPGIQRFIW; this is encoded by the exons ATGTCTATAGTACAAGCAGCCTCATCATTTTCTGAAGTTTGCACCACTGCGATTCTTCGATCTGTAAATGGTGTTTTGGCAGTATTATGCAGTATTCTTGTGTATGACATTATTACCCTCTTGAGACCAACTCTTAGCGAAGGAAAAGCAACAATTTCTGCAGTGGTCCTAGCTTTATATCCCCTTCACTGGTTCTTCACTTTTCTCTATTATACAGATGTTGCATCACTTACTGCAGTGCTTGCTATGTATCTTGCATGTTTGAAGAAGAATTACTGGTTAAGTGCAGTG CTTGGTGCCTTGGCTGTTGTCATTCGACAGACAAATATAGTTTGGATGCTTTTTGTTGCATGCACTGGGGTTATAAATATTACTCTGGTCCGTCCAAGAGATAATGTCGAAGTAAATGATATTGACACAGCTATCAGGAAGTCTAATCGATCAACATCCAACAATGATGTTACATCAGGGTCAAATTTGAGACTGCGAAAGTTCAGTAATTCCCTGGGTACTGATAAACATTCTATGCCTAGTGCAAGCTTGGTTTCAACAAACCACTCATCAG GTTTACTTGATGAGGTCAAGGTCATCTTTTTAGCATTATGGCATATGAAGTGGGAGCTTTTGGTTTCCTTTAGTCCTTTTCTCATGGTATTTGTGGCTTTTTTGGCTTTTATCCGTTGGAATGGGAGTGTAGTTCTAG GTGCAAAAGAAGCTCACACAGTTTCTCCACATTTTGCACAGATCATGTATTTTGGTTTGGTTTCTGCTCTTGCTGTGGCTCCTTTACACTGCAGCAAAGGTCAAGTCATGGACCTGTTCCGGTCATTTTGGAAGAGAAGGCCTATCAGTTTCTTTCAAGTTTTCATAGCTGTTATTGCTGGCTTCTTCTCTGTACATTTTTTCAG CATAGCTCATCCCTATCTTATTGCTGATAATCGACATTACCCATTCTATCTCTGGCGGAAGGTCATCAATGCTCATTGGTCAATGAAATACCTTCTAGTCCCGCCTTATGTTTATTCATGGTTTTCCATCTTCATTACATTGG GGAGAGTTCAGAGGAAGATATGGGTGTTAgcatttttcttggctactgcTGCAGTTCTGGTACCTGCTCCATTGATTGAGTTCAGATACTACACGATTCCATTCTATTTCATAGTACTTCACTCCCACATTAATGATTATCAAAGCTGGCTTCTCATGGGACTTCTATATCTAGCCGTCAACATCTTCacaatgatgatttttttgttcTGGCCATACCATTGGGACCATGAGCCTGGGATCCAGAGGTTTATATGGTAG
- the LOC126689268 gene encoding dol-P-Glc:Glc(2)Man(9)GlcNAc(2)-PP-Dol alpha-1,2-glucosyltransferase-like isoform X2, translating into MGKVAVAVIVSLWVISISILVNHIVPEPYMDEIFHIPQAQQYCIGNFRSWDPMITTPPGLYYLSLVHVASLFPGMSIVQAASSFSEVCTTAILRSVNGVLAVLCSILVYDIITLLRPTLSEGKATISAVVLALYPLHWFFTFLYYTDVASLTAVLAMYLACLKKNYWLSAVLGALAVVIRQTNIVWMLFVACTGVINITLVRPRDNVEVNDIDTAIRKSNRSTSNNDVTSGSNLRLRKFSNSLGTDKHSMPSASLVSTNHSSGLLDEVKVIFLALWHMKWELLVSFSPFLMIMYFGLVSALAVAPLHCSKGQVMDLFRSFWKRRPISFFQVFIAVIAGFFSVHFFSIAHPYLIADNRHYPFYLWRKVINAHWSMKYLLVPPYVYSWFSIFITLGRVQRKIWVLAFFLATAAVLVPAPLIEFRYYTIPFYFIVLHSHINDYQSWLLMGLLYLAVNIFTMMIFLFWPYHWDHEPGIQRFIW; encoded by the exons atgggaaAAGTAGCTGTGGCAGTGATTGTGAGTTTGTGGGTCATTTCTATCTCTATCCTTGTTAACCATATAGTTCCTGAGCCTTACATG GATGAAATATTCCACATACCTCAAGCACAACAGTACTGCATTGGCAATTTCAGAAGCTGGGATCCCATGATTACCACCCCTCCTGGCCT GTACTACCTTTCACTTGTCCATGTTGCTTCTTTGTTTCCAGGCATGTCTATAGTACAAGCAGCCTCATCATTTTCTGAAGTTTGCACCACTGCGATTCTTCGATCTGTAAATGGTGTTTTGGCAGTATTATGCAGTATTCTTGTGTATGACATTATTACCCTCTTGAGACCAACTCTTAGCGAAGGAAAAGCAACAATTTCTGCAGTGGTCCTAGCTTTATATCCCCTTCACTGGTTCTTCACTTTTCTCTATTATACAGATGTTGCATCACTTACTGCAGTGCTTGCTATGTATCTTGCATGTTTGAAGAAGAATTACTGGTTAAGTGCAGTG CTTGGTGCCTTGGCTGTTGTCATTCGACAGACAAATATAGTTTGGATGCTTTTTGTTGCATGCACTGGGGTTATAAATATTACTCTGGTCCGTCCAAGAGATAATGTCGAAGTAAATGATATTGACACAGCTATCAGGAAGTCTAATCGATCAACATCCAACAATGATGTTACATCAGGGTCAAATTTGAGACTGCGAAAGTTCAGTAATTCCCTGGGTACTGATAAACATTCTATGCCTAGTGCAAGCTTGGTTTCAACAAACCACTCATCAG GTTTACTTGATGAGGTCAAGGTCATCTTTTTAGCATTATGGCATATGAAGTGGGAGCTTTTGGTTTCCTTTAGTCCTTTTCTCATG ATCATGTATTTTGGTTTGGTTTCTGCTCTTGCTGTGGCTCCTTTACACTGCAGCAAAGGTCAAGTCATGGACCTGTTCCGGTCATTTTGGAAGAGAAGGCCTATCAGTTTCTTTCAAGTTTTCATAGCTGTTATTGCTGGCTTCTTCTCTGTACATTTTTTCAG CATAGCTCATCCCTATCTTATTGCTGATAATCGACATTACCCATTCTATCTCTGGCGGAAGGTCATCAATGCTCATTGGTCAATGAAATACCTTCTAGTCCCGCCTTATGTTTATTCATGGTTTTCCATCTTCATTACATTGG GGAGAGTTCAGAGGAAGATATGGGTGTTAgcatttttcttggctactgcTGCAGTTCTGGTACCTGCTCCATTGATTGAGTTCAGATACTACACGATTCCATTCTATTTCATAGTACTTCACTCCCACATTAATGATTATCAAAGCTGGCTTCTCATGGGACTTCTATATCTAGCCGTCAACATCTTCacaatgatgatttttttgttcTGGCCATACCATTGGGACCATGAGCCTGGGATCCAGAGGTTTATATGGTAG
- the LOC126689272 gene encoding endo-1,3;1,4-beta-D-glucanase-like — MSGPQCCSNPPTLNPNAGAGHVEQLGGLSTYVSGSPNSKLAILLISDVFGYEAPKLRKLADKVAAAGFFVVVPDFFNGDPFVPDDANRPVQVWLKDHGTDKGFEEAKPVIEAVKSKGVSAVGAAGFCWGGMVSVKLASSTDLHAAVLLHPGWITEDQINDVKVPIAILGAENDDISPPEQLKQFGEKLSAKSEFDSFVKIFPGVAHGWTVRYNAEDESAVKSAEEAHLDMLNWFTKYVK; from the exons aTGTCTGGTCCTCAGTGTTGCTCAAACCCACCAACCCTGAACCCAAATGCTGGAGCTGGCCATGTTGAACAGCTTGGTGGACTCAGCACCTATGTTTCTGGCTCTCCTAACTCCAAGCTCGCCATCCTTCTCATCTCAGACGTTTTTG GATATGAGGCTCCAAAACTGAG gaaGCTTGCAGACAAGGTTGCAGCTGCTGGATTTTTTGTGGTAGTTCCTGACTTCTTTAATGGAGATCCCTTTGTGCCAGATGATGCTAATAGGCCTGTACAAGTTTGGTTGAAGGATCATGGAACG GATAAGGGATTTGAGGAGGCAAAGCCAGTAATTGAAGCTGTAAAAAGTAAAGGTGTTTCTGCAGTTGGGGCTGCGGGCTTTTGCTGGGGAG GGATGGTATCAGTGAAATTAGCAAGTTCTACTGACCTTCACGCTGCAGTCCTTTTGCATCCTGGTTGGATCACAGAAGATCAAATCAATG ATGTGAAAGTTCCTATTGCTATATTGGGAGCAGAGAATGACGATATTTCCCCACCGGAACAACTGAAACAGTTTGGAGAGAAGTTGTCAGCAAAATCTGAG TTCGATAGCTTTGTGAAAATATTTCCTGGTGTGGCTCATGGATGGACGGTAAGGTACAATGCTGAGGATGAGTCAGCTGTAAAAAGTGCTGAAGAGGCTCATTTGGACATGTTAAATTGGTTTACCAAGTATGTTAAGTGA
- the LOC126689268 gene encoding dol-P-Glc:Glc(2)Man(9)GlcNAc(2)-PP-Dol alpha-1,2-glucosyltransferase-like isoform X1 has product MGKVAVAVIVSLWVISISILVNHIVPEPYMDEIFHIPQAQQYCIGNFRSWDPMITTPPGLYYLSLVHVASLFPGMSIVQAASSFSEVCTTAILRSVNGVLAVLCSILVYDIITLLRPTLSEGKATISAVVLALYPLHWFFTFLYYTDVASLTAVLAMYLACLKKNYWLSAVLGALAVVIRQTNIVWMLFVACTGVINITLVRPRDNVEVNDIDTAIRKSNRSTSNNDVTSGSNLRLRKFSNSLGTDKHSMPSASLVSTNHSSGLLDEVKVIFLALWHMKWELLVSFSPFLMVFVAFLAFIRWNGSVVLGAKEAHTVSPHFAQIMYFGLVSALAVAPLHCSKGQVMDLFRSFWKRRPISFFQVFIAVIAGFFSVHFFSIAHPYLIADNRHYPFYLWRKVINAHWSMKYLLVPPYVYSWFSIFITLGRVQRKIWVLAFFLATAAVLVPAPLIEFRYYTIPFYFIVLHSHINDYQSWLLMGLLYLAVNIFTMMIFLFWPYHWDHEPGIQRFIW; this is encoded by the exons atgggaaAAGTAGCTGTGGCAGTGATTGTGAGTTTGTGGGTCATTTCTATCTCTATCCTTGTTAACCATATAGTTCCTGAGCCTTACATG GATGAAATATTCCACATACCTCAAGCACAACAGTACTGCATTGGCAATTTCAGAAGCTGGGATCCCATGATTACCACCCCTCCTGGCCT GTACTACCTTTCACTTGTCCATGTTGCTTCTTTGTTTCCAGGCATGTCTATAGTACAAGCAGCCTCATCATTTTCTGAAGTTTGCACCACTGCGATTCTTCGATCTGTAAATGGTGTTTTGGCAGTATTATGCAGTATTCTTGTGTATGACATTATTACCCTCTTGAGACCAACTCTTAGCGAAGGAAAAGCAACAATTTCTGCAGTGGTCCTAGCTTTATATCCCCTTCACTGGTTCTTCACTTTTCTCTATTATACAGATGTTGCATCACTTACTGCAGTGCTTGCTATGTATCTTGCATGTTTGAAGAAGAATTACTGGTTAAGTGCAGTG CTTGGTGCCTTGGCTGTTGTCATTCGACAGACAAATATAGTTTGGATGCTTTTTGTTGCATGCACTGGGGTTATAAATATTACTCTGGTCCGTCCAAGAGATAATGTCGAAGTAAATGATATTGACACAGCTATCAGGAAGTCTAATCGATCAACATCCAACAATGATGTTACATCAGGGTCAAATTTGAGACTGCGAAAGTTCAGTAATTCCCTGGGTACTGATAAACATTCTATGCCTAGTGCAAGCTTGGTTTCAACAAACCACTCATCAG GTTTACTTGATGAGGTCAAGGTCATCTTTTTAGCATTATGGCATATGAAGTGGGAGCTTTTGGTTTCCTTTAGTCCTTTTCTCATGGTATTTGTGGCTTTTTTGGCTTTTATCCGTTGGAATGGGAGTGTAGTTCTAG GTGCAAAAGAAGCTCACACAGTTTCTCCACATTTTGCACAGATCATGTATTTTGGTTTGGTTTCTGCTCTTGCTGTGGCTCCTTTACACTGCAGCAAAGGTCAAGTCATGGACCTGTTCCGGTCATTTTGGAAGAGAAGGCCTATCAGTTTCTTTCAAGTTTTCATAGCTGTTATTGCTGGCTTCTTCTCTGTACATTTTTTCAG CATAGCTCATCCCTATCTTATTGCTGATAATCGACATTACCCATTCTATCTCTGGCGGAAGGTCATCAATGCTCATTGGTCAATGAAATACCTTCTAGTCCCGCCTTATGTTTATTCATGGTTTTCCATCTTCATTACATTGG GGAGAGTTCAGAGGAAGATATGGGTGTTAgcatttttcttggctactgcTGCAGTTCTGGTACCTGCTCCATTGATTGAGTTCAGATACTACACGATTCCATTCTATTTCATAGTACTTCACTCCCACATTAATGATTATCAAAGCTGGCTTCTCATGGGACTTCTATATCTAGCCGTCAACATCTTCacaatgatgatttttttgttcTGGCCATACCATTGGGACCATGAGCCTGGGATCCAGAGGTTTATATGGTAG